The Pseudanabaenaceae cyanobacterium SKYG29 genomic interval TGAAAACTTCGTGGATCATGGCAGCAATTTGTGAGAACTTCCCTATGATAACCTAGCTAGCCCCGGAGCGATCTGCCAACTCTTTATACTGATGCCTGGGGACTAGACAGAGGGGAAAAGTGTGCTACGATTAAGGAACAATATTTAGATTTTCACAGCGAGGATGTACTGGGAAAGCGTTTTATTACTGACCTCCATGGCAGTAGTCGTACCCTACGCCTGTTTTTCCCTTGTCAACTCTCTAATGAATGAAGATGCAGAGCGCAAGTATGGCAGTAAGGCGAAAACTGTTGCCACAACCCTGGTCATCCCCAAAGCAAAGGTTAGTCGGCAAGAGGAGAAAAAGGGTGGCAGTGCCCTGGTTAAGCTGAGTAAGCAAGAAAGTGCCCTAGTGAAGACTAGCATCTACAGATTTGCCACCCGTAGTTCCGACCCCAAAAACACCTAAGCTCTACACTGCGAGGTTAGCGGTAGTAGAAGTTACTTGCAACTGTTGCAAGAGCAGCCTTAGATTCATCGAGCAGTAGTTAGACAGATTTTGGTCATTACCAGTCAGGAGGTTAGTGAGATGGGCAGCCAGGAGGTCGCGGCTAGCAAAGCTAGTGGTCAGTCGCTGTACTAGGGGATACATGATAAATCGCACCTGGCGTTCACGGATGGGCGGAGGAGAACTGGGACGGATCAACAAATATTGGGAGAGAAAACTCAGATTGCCTGTGGTGATAGAAATAAAGGCTTCACTCACCAAGTGCTCCAAGATGTAGGTCATCACTACGGGCTGCAGCGTGAACCCCCCCGATCGTTTTTCAATCAACGACCGCCACTTCAGAGAATAGAGAGCTTCCAACAGCCCTGGGCAATTGCCATTAACGGACATATCTGACTGTAGCTGCTTGTGGGAGACAGGAGTTTGATTGATAGCCAGCCAAAACATGATCTGCTGCTCCACCTCTGTCAGCCGTTGCCATTGTTGGTCTAGTAGCTGACGGATACTGCTAAAGACAGGGGTATTCTGGGCAAGGAATTCGGCAATATTGCCGTCGAACAGTTCTTGAATCGAGCGGAAGACAACCTTGAGTGCCATGGGATTACCGCCATAGAACTCCATCAGTTCCCTAGCAGCACTGGGGTCAGACAGACCTTTGGCAAAAATACTGAGAGCCTCCTCTTCTAACCCCTGCAGTTGAATAGAGCGGACCGTTTCCCCTTCGAGGGGAGCAAGTTCGTCGGGTTTTTCCCTACCGTTGAGCAACAGACAGCTTTGGTGTTTGACTTCTCCCACCTGGCGGAAAATTTCGCCAAAAGCCTCATAGCCAGGTAAGTAGGTACCTGTAGTTTTCCCCCCTGCCATTATTCCTTCTACCCCATCTAAGATCAGCAGACAGCGGTGCTGCCGCAAATGATTCATCAAGAGGGAAAGCAGAGTGTCTAAATTGCCATTACTGGCCTGCCCGAAGAAGTAAAGCAGGTCAAGGAGGAGTTCTTGGGGTGTGGGGGCATGGGTCAGGGAGCGCCAAATAATATACTGAAAATCCCCTTGTACCTGTTCCGCTAACTTGATGGTAAAGAGAGTCTTGCCTATGCCACCAATGCCAAAGATACCGATCAGTCTCAATTGGTCAGCTTGAATCCATTGGGTTAATTCCCCTAGCTCCTTGCCCCTGCCAAAGAAGAGACTGGTATCAGGGGCTTTGCCCCAATCAATATAGCGCCCATCGGGGGTAGGGGGGACAAAGCGTATTTCTGGGGTGGTGGTGGGTGTACTCTGCTGCTGCCGCCGCGCTAATTGGCGACGGAATACTACTTGTAAGTTATTTTTGGACACTCTTTCCCCTAATGCCTTAGAGAGGGACTGCCAGAGTTTGTAGCCCACATCTCTTATGTAGGAAGCATCATAGCCGGAAGCTTCGGCGATCTCTACGTAGGTTTTACCCTCCCAGGCTTGGCGAAATAACAGTTCCTGGACGTTGCTTAACCGTTTTTGCTGTAACACAGCATCGACAATTACTAAGGCATCTTCCACACTCATGGACATCCTCACACTCCCGCAAAAGCTCTCTGGTACCACATTTGTCTAAACCCGGCAACTATAAGTCGCTTTGGATGAACATAAAATAGCAGAATTTCTTAAATATGCAAGGGTAAGACCTTAGAATATTGGTGCTTTGTGCAAATTTCATCTATGGTCAATCAGCGAAGATGGCTGGTCATTCCCCTGGGTATGATAGTCATGCTGTGCCTGGGGACTGTCTATGCCTGGAGTATTTTTCGAAAACCCCTGGAACAGGAAATTGGTCTGAATGCCACAGCTAGTCTCTTGCCCTATACCTTTGCTTTGTTTTTCTACTCTCTGTTGATGCCGATTACAGGATTTTACATCCCCCGCCTGGGCACAAGACGGGTAACAGCGATCGGGGGGGGACTTGTGGGACTGGGGTATATTCTCGCCAGCTTTGCCGACAGTTTGCCCCTTTTGCTTCTCTCCTATGGGGTGATCACAGGCTCAGGCATTGGTATTACCTACGGTGTGCCCCTGTTGGTATCGTCGCGGTGGTTTCCCGACCGCAAAGGCTTGGCGGTAGGATTGACGATCGTGGGCTTTGGTCTTTCCCCTATTATTACGGCTCCCCTGGCCAATTGGCTCATTACTACCTATGGTGTCCGTCTGACGTTGCGGGTATTGGGGGTAGTGTTTATGGCAGTGATTCTGAGGATTGCCGCTGCTATGGGCTTACCCCCTAGGAATTGGTCTCCCCCTAGCAAAGTAAGCGAGGTGGTGGGGTCTACCACTGTCTATCCCTCTAGTCTGTGGCAAAGTCGGGCATTTTATGGTCTGTGGCTCTGTTACAGCATTGGTACTTTGATTGGCTTGAGTGCGATCGGTATTTCTAGTCCCGTTGGACAGGAAGTGATTAAAATTAGTCCTACTGTAGCCGCTGGCAGTGTAGCGCTGTTTGCTGTGTTTAACGGGGTAAGCCGTCCTCTGTTTGGCTGGTTGGCTGACCGCTTTCCCCCTCGTTATGTGGCTATTTTCTCCTACGTTTTAATTTTGCTTGCCTGTATTCTAATGGCAAACAGCACCGTTGGACAGGTGATCAATTATCTGGTGGCTTTTTGTCTATTTTGGTTTTGTTTGGGGGGCTGGCTGGCGATGGCTCCTACGATTACTCTACAGTTTTTTGCGCCAGAGCAGTATGCCCAAAATTATGGTATTGTCTTTACTGCCTATGGCTGTGGTGCCCTAGTAGGGACGCTGCTAGCAGGGCGTATTCGCGATCTGTTTGGCTCCTATAATTTGGTCTTCT includes:
- a CDS encoding NB-ARC domain-containing protein, which encodes MSMSVEDALVIVDAVLQQKRLSNVQELLFRQAWEGKTYVEIAEASGYDASYIRDVGYKLWQSLSKALGERVSKNNLQVVFRRQLARRQQQSTPTTTPEIRFVPPTPDGRYIDWGKAPDTSLFFGRGKELGELTQWIQADQLRLIGIFGIGGIGKTLFTIKLAEQVQGDFQYIIWRSLTHAPTPQELLLDLLYFFGQASNGNLDTLLSLLMNHLRQHRCLLILDGVEGIMAGGKTTGTYLPGYEAFGEIFRQVGEVKHQSCLLLNGREKPDELAPLEGETVRSIQLQGLEEEALSIFAKGLSDPSAARELMEFYGGNPMALKVVFRSIQELFDGNIAEFLAQNTPVFSSIRQLLDQQWQRLTEVEQQIMFWLAINQTPVSHKQLQSDMSVNGNCPGLLEALYSLKWRSLIEKRSGGFTLQPVVMTYILEHLVSEAFISITTGNLSFLSQYLLIRPSSPPPIRERQVRFIMYPLVQRLTTSFASRDLLAAHLTNLLTGNDQNLSNYCSMNLRLLLQQLQVTSTTANLAV
- a CDS encoding OFA family MFS transporter, which encodes MVNQRRWLVIPLGMIVMLCLGTVYAWSIFRKPLEQEIGLNATASLLPYTFALFFYSLLMPITGFYIPRLGTRRVTAIGGGLVGLGYILASFADSLPLLLLSYGVITGSGIGITYGVPLLVSSRWFPDRKGLAVGLTIVGFGLSPIITAPLANWLITTYGVRLTLRVLGVVFMAVILRIAAAMGLPPRNWSPPSKVSEVVGSTTVYPSSLWQSRAFYGLWLCYSIGTLIGLSAIGISSPVGQEVIKISPTVAAGSVALFAVFNGVSRPLFGWLADRFPPRYVAIFSYVLILLACILMANSTVGQVINYLVAFCLFWFCLGGWLAMAPTITLQFFAPEQYAQNYGIVFTAYGCGALVGTLLAGRIRDLFGSYNLVFSAMAVGAIVGILLAWTMLKPDRV